A genomic stretch from Algoriphagus halophilus includes:
- a CDS encoding efflux RND transporter periplasmic adaptor subunit, whose protein sequence is MANKKSNKLLYYLLGAVGLIIVFAIIGRSAGWIGGAKEIEVEFAQAKKTQIIEKVSASGEIQPEVEVKLSPDVAGEIIELNVIEGDSVAEGKLLVKIRPDNFISALDRSKANLNQQMANLSQARASLQRSEAQFTQAELNFNRQKTLFEQKAISEADFETAQANYITAQKDLEAAKQNVIASEFIVKSSQATVNEAAENLRLTNVYSPVDGIVSNLLVEKGERVVGTQQMAGTEMLTIADLSKMEVRVDVNENDIIRLSMGDTTIIDVDSYSSTGKKFKGVVTSIANTANTKASADAVTEFKVKIRILNSSYQDLVAEGKKYPFRPGMTASVDIITTSKNNTLSVPLSAVTTRDNKVDTLAGGTTKPKELVFVSENGVAKLKEIKTGISDFENIEVLEGISEGEEIISGPYFVVSKQLKEGDKVVKMEAPKAGPAANAN, encoded by the coding sequence ATGGCTAATAAGAAGTCGAACAAGCTATTGTATTACCTACTCGGGGCAGTAGGTTTAATTATTGTTTTTGCAATCATCGGCCGTTCTGCTGGATGGATTGGAGGAGCAAAGGAAATCGAAGTGGAATTTGCCCAGGCAAAAAAGACTCAGATCATTGAAAAAGTAAGTGCCTCTGGAGAAATTCAACCTGAAGTTGAGGTGAAATTATCTCCAGATGTTGCGGGTGAAATCATAGAATTGAATGTGATAGAAGGTGATTCTGTCGCTGAGGGCAAATTGTTGGTCAAGATTCGTCCTGACAATTTCATCTCTGCATTGGATAGATCAAAAGCCAACTTAAATCAGCAAATGGCAAATCTTTCCCAAGCTAGAGCCAGCTTACAAAGATCAGAGGCTCAATTCACCCAAGCTGAATTGAACTTCAATAGACAGAAGACATTGTTTGAACAAAAAGCAATTTCTGAAGCTGATTTTGAAACCGCCCAAGCCAATTATATCACTGCTCAGAAAGACCTTGAAGCAGCCAAACAAAACGTGATCGCTTCTGAATTTATCGTAAAAAGTTCACAAGCTACCGTGAATGAGGCTGCTGAAAACCTCCGTTTGACAAATGTTTATTCTCCTGTGGATGGAATTGTTTCCAATTTATTGGTTGAAAAAGGCGAGCGTGTAGTAGGTACGCAACAAATGGCAGGAACAGAAATGCTTACTATTGCAGATCTTTCAAAAATGGAAGTACGGGTAGATGTCAATGAAAATGACATTATCCGACTTAGCATGGGTGACACTACCATTATTGATGTTGATTCTTATTCTTCTACCGGTAAGAAATTTAAAGGGGTTGTTACCAGTATTGCCAATACTGCCAATACCAAAGCTTCCGCAGATGCCGTTACGGAGTTTAAAGTGAAAATTAGAATCTTGAATAGCTCCTACCAAGACTTGGTTGCTGAAGGCAAAAAATATCCTTTCCGTCCAGGAATGACGGCTTCTGTGGATATCATCACTACCTCCAAAAACAATACTTTGTCGGTTCCATTATCAGCAGTTACTACCAGAGATAACAAGGTTGACACCCTGGCCGGTGGTACTACAAAACCAAAAGAATTGGTATTTGTAAGTGAAAATGGAGTTGCGAAATTGAAAGAAATCAAAACTGGTATCTCTGATTTCGAGAACATTGAAGTATTAGAAGGCATTTCTGAGGGAGAAGAAATCATCTCAGGCCCATACTTTGTTGTCTCCAAACAGTTGAAAGAAGGAGATAAAGTAGTTAAAATGGAAGCCCCTAAAGCTGGGCCAGCAGCTAATGCCAATTAA
- the sdaAB gene encoding L-serine ammonia-lyase, iron-sulfur-dependent subunit beta: MANKSSVFDMIGPVMIGPSSSHTAGVVRIARAAIRVLGGKPDSALITFYNSFARTYEGHGSDRAIIGGLMDFKTDDPRIKDALSIAEEVGFEYKFKSIGNSSIHHPNTIKLNLVKGDRSVEVVGESLGGGIINISEVDGFVANFSAKDHTLIIKAEDVSGAIAFISSVIAQEKTNIATMSVSRKGKHDRACHVIEMDSGIKGITIEYLKSLAWIKELIYIPDIDL; this comes from the coding sequence ATGGCAAATAAGAGTAGCGTTTTTGATATGATTGGTCCAGTAATGATTGGTCCATCCTCTTCTCATACAGCCGGAGTAGTGAGAATTGCAAGAGCTGCTATTAGAGTATTAGGAGGAAAACCAGATTCTGCGCTCATCACATTTTATAATTCATTTGCAAGAACCTATGAGGGCCATGGAAGTGATCGGGCGATAATTGGTGGTCTTATGGATTTTAAGACGGATGACCCTAGAATAAAGGATGCATTAAGCATTGCTGAAGAAGTTGGATTCGAATATAAATTCAAGTCCATTGGTAATTCTTCCATACACCACCCAAATACTATTAAATTAAATTTGGTCAAAGGAGATAGATCTGTTGAGGTGGTGGGAGAAAGTTTGGGAGGTGGCATTATCAATATCTCGGAAGTGGATGGATTTGTCGCAAATTTTTCTGCTAAAGACCATACGTTAATCATCAAAGCAGAAGATGTCTCTGGAGCCATCGCATTTATTTCAAGTGTTATCGCTCAAGAAAAAACCAATATTGCCACCATGTCTGTTTCCAGAAAAGGTAAACATGATCGAGCATGTCATGTGATTGAAATGGACTCCGGAATTAAAGGTATCACGATTGAATACCTTAAATCCCTTGCTTGGATCAAAGAATTAATTTATATACCTGACATTGACCTTTAA
- a CDS encoding TolC family protein has translation MKKCFLSLAFFTSTVFGVFAQQEYTGPYDLETAVNIALENNLNLKRSELNQQTNEAALLQNQGARYPNLTAGGSTNFNWGRSINPATNLFETQRIGNVNLNANANAPLFNAGRVNNSIKQSKVNLEQGYYNIEATKNSITLNVINLYINVVFNQEQVKIAESQYQTTEEQLERTTKLVNAGSLPYSDQLDLQSQLATNNVDLINAKATLTISLLNLAQALQIPYTPDFQIVKPELTIDDTFMVTESSATIFETAEEVMPEIKAASLGVQSAEYGVKLAKAGFYPSINIGGNLGTNYVDLYDEKFGTQLDFNFSQSAGISLSVPIFSRMANKASVQRARVQKSLAEVAEIEARNQLRQDIETAYTNALASEQSYQASLKRVESLEESYRIAQQRFDLGAINSVDFQVAQNNLFSAQSQLIYDKYTYIFRVKVLDFYLGNPINLN, from the coding sequence ATGAAGAAATGCTTTTTAAGCTTAGCTTTTTTTACAAGTACAGTTTTTGGAGTATTTGCCCAACAGGAATACACCGGTCCTTATGACCTGGAAACTGCGGTAAATATAGCTTTGGAAAACAACTTGAATTTAAAGAGAAGTGAATTAAACCAACAAACAAATGAAGCCGCCTTACTTCAGAATCAAGGTGCAAGGTATCCAAATTTGACGGCAGGAGGTTCCACCAATTTTAATTGGGGTAGATCCATTAACCCTGCAACCAACCTATTTGAAACACAAAGAATTGGGAATGTTAACTTGAATGCAAACGCCAATGCGCCCCTATTTAATGCTGGACGAGTTAATAATTCTATCAAGCAATCGAAGGTAAACTTAGAGCAGGGGTATTATAATATTGAAGCCACAAAGAATTCCATCACCTTGAATGTGATCAATCTTTATATCAATGTGGTATTCAACCAAGAGCAGGTTAAAATTGCGGAGAGTCAATATCAAACCACTGAAGAGCAATTAGAACGAACTACTAAACTTGTAAATGCGGGTTCATTGCCTTATTCGGATCAACTAGATTTGCAATCTCAACTGGCAACCAATAATGTGGATTTAATCAATGCCAAAGCTACATTGACGATCTCTTTATTAAATCTCGCTCAAGCCCTTCAAATTCCTTACACTCCTGATTTTCAGATCGTAAAACCGGAACTAACCATTGATGATACATTTATGGTTACCGAGTCTTCTGCAACTATCTTTGAAACAGCAGAGGAAGTGATGCCAGAAATCAAAGCAGCTTCCTTAGGAGTTCAAAGTGCTGAATATGGAGTAAAACTTGCTAAGGCTGGCTTCTACCCTTCTATTAACATTGGAGGTAACTTAGGCACTAACTATGTGGATTTGTATGATGAAAAATTTGGAACTCAGTTGGATTTCAACTTTTCACAATCTGCTGGTATTTCGTTGAGCGTGCCTATTTTCTCCAGAATGGCAAATAAAGCTTCTGTACAGCGTGCTAGGGTGCAAAAAAGCCTAGCAGAAGTTGCTGAAATTGAAGCAAGAAACCAGCTTCGACAAGATATTGAAACTGCATATACCAATGCGTTGGCATCTGAGCAATCCTACCAAGCCTCTCTTAAAAGAGTAGAAAGTTTGGAAGAATCCTATAGAATTGCTCAGCAACGATTTGATTTAGGGGCAATCAACTCTGTTGATTTTCAAGTTGCTCAAAACAATCTTTTCAGCGCTCAGTCGCAATTGATTTATGATAAATACACTTATATTTTCAGAGTAAAAGTTCTTGATTTTTACTTGGGTAATCCTATTAACTTAAACTAA
- a CDS encoding aminotransferase class IV — MSDFETNYILDSQTRSWQPFKEIEIPNRAMNFGDGLFESMVFVGGKIRYGHKHMARLKYGMELLQLKMDSVNLEEIESLMNRLLPKGNFRIRWNVYRAESGTYTPTTQEVIQTLQVKEFKPPVKVKKLAYISKKIHVYPTFWCNAKTLNSLTYVLANQERSEYEMDEVILLDQRGFISEAGSSNVFWKIGEEIFTPSLKCSCIAGVGRAAILERIRAQHLEIHEGMYLPEHLAKASSVWVSNAMGISYLENVNGVKYATDPLPFLDQIFE, encoded by the coding sequence ATGAGCGATTTTGAAACAAATTATATTTTAGATAGCCAGACGAGATCATGGCAACCATTTAAAGAAATAGAAATTCCAAATAGAGCAATGAATTTTGGGGATGGTCTCTTTGAATCTATGGTTTTTGTTGGGGGAAAGATTCGATATGGTCACAAGCACATGGCTCGGTTAAAGTATGGCATGGAATTGCTACAATTGAAAATGGATTCTGTAAATCTTGAGGAAATTGAATCATTGATGAATAGGTTGTTACCCAAAGGAAATTTTCGAATTCGATGGAATGTATATAGAGCTGAATCTGGTACTTATACGCCAACTACTCAAGAAGTTATCCAAACCCTACAAGTCAAAGAATTTAAACCGCCGGTTAAGGTTAAGAAATTGGCCTATATATCTAAAAAGATTCATGTTTACCCCACGTTTTGGTGCAATGCCAAAACCTTGAACTCTTTGACTTATGTGTTGGCTAATCAGGAAAGAAGTGAGTATGAAATGGATGAGGTAATTCTGTTAGATCAAAGAGGGTTTATTTCTGAAGCAGGTTCTTCCAATGTATTTTGGAAAATTGGAGAAGAGATTTTTACACCATCTCTTAAATGCTCTTGCATAGCAGGAGTGGGGAGAGCAGCGATTCTTGAGCGAATAAGGGCTCAACATTTAGAGATTCATGAAGGGATGTATTTACCTGAACATTTGGCTAAAGCAAGCAGTGTTTGGGTGAGTAATGCGATGGGAATTAGTTATTTGGAGAATGTAAATGGGGTTAAATACGCTACTGATCCACTTCCTTTTTTAGATCAGATTTTTGAATAA